A stretch of Geomonas oryzisoli DNA encodes these proteins:
- a CDS encoding hydrogenase maturation nickel metallochaperone HypA, with the protein MCDCGSDSSRRGGPYATGRELVEFVLAAHGGRVACSPLPNALEVRCQECGREFVLQTFVQGCPSCGGVHAVSPPRANDPAAVQYAGADFGAAA; encoded by the coding sequence ATGTGCGATTGCGGTTCGGATAGCTCCAGAAGGGGTGGCCCCTACGCTACGGGGAGGGAACTGGTCGAGTTTGTGCTGGCGGCTCACGGCGGGAGGGTGGCCTGTTCGCCGCTTCCCAATGCGCTCGAGGTGCGCTGCCAGGAATGCGGCAGGGAGTTCGTGCTGCAAACCTTCGTGCAGGGATGCCCCTCCTGCGGGGGCGTGCACGCGGTGTCACCCCCGAGGGCGAACGACCCCGCGGCGGTGCAGTACGCGGGCGCGGATTTCGGCGCCGCCGCCTGA
- a CDS encoding MEDS domain-containing protein gives MEDEKRNVEIADIGVVNSHDHLCLMYQDESEVLNLVLPFIQKGVAIGERCVCLHGAEQKLERLLHNVVEVQKQDSGALVLLPVKQTWLRGGTFKPDRVMELMRNICAGAAAEGFSGTRIICDMGWAVKDDKSLELLYRFERDLTAFAAQQETALLCLYDRRLFTPELLIEVARIHPGLVTGGRVCDNALFIPPGLQHRKKAAVCELDVFLAASQRMAMVEAESERLKQELEQAYAALARKIYENWQEEDTLRASEQEIHEKDEALLANRRRLQTILQHLPVIMMAFDNGDRLAACNHEFERVTGYRGEEVMGKPMLELLQVEGALREDVVAAHPPQGGDYRGREWTLRVKEGSPKLISWSNLSRYIPITGWVNWIVGLDVTPRVQAENGLRVLKVELDARTAELEAIGQAVSHDLGARLARISADCDRLQLLDRARLDRTCRVLLESIDTGARELTGAVAALERMTALTAAELQPVEVDLSAMASEIAAQLSGRAQRPVDFRIEDGVTVTGDKEMLRLAMEQLLQNAWHCTIGVRHPVIKFGTAQVEGERSCYVSDNGPRLGAAPSEAIGGAAEASCRGIGLATVQRIINLHRGRIWSAEQAGKGGTLYFQV, from the coding sequence ATGGAAGACGAGAAACGCAACGTGGAAATAGCAGACATCGGCGTCGTCAACAGCCACGATCACCTCTGCCTTATGTACCAGGACGAGTCGGAGGTGCTGAACCTGGTGCTTCCCTTCATCCAGAAGGGGGTGGCGATCGGGGAGCGTTGCGTCTGTCTCCATGGCGCCGAGCAGAAGCTGGAGCGGCTGCTGCACAACGTGGTCGAGGTGCAGAAACAGGATTCGGGCGCGCTGGTTCTGTTGCCGGTGAAGCAGACCTGGCTCAGGGGAGGGACGTTCAAGCCGGATCGGGTGATGGAGCTGATGCGCAACATCTGCGCCGGTGCCGCCGCCGAGGGGTTCAGCGGAACCCGGATCATCTGCGACATGGGGTGGGCCGTGAAGGACGACAAGTCGCTGGAGCTTTTGTACCGGTTCGAGCGCGACCTGACCGCCTTTGCCGCACAGCAGGAGACCGCGCTTCTGTGCCTGTACGACCGGCGGCTGTTCACCCCGGAACTGCTCATCGAGGTGGCGCGCATCCATCCCGGGCTGGTCACCGGCGGCAGGGTGTGCGACAACGCGCTTTTCATCCCGCCCGGGCTGCAACACCGCAAGAAGGCCGCGGTATGCGAACTGGACGTATTCCTGGCCGCATCGCAGCGTATGGCGATGGTGGAGGCGGAAAGCGAGCGGCTCAAGCAGGAGCTCGAGCAGGCCTACGCTGCCCTGGCGCGCAAGATCTACGAAAACTGGCAGGAAGAGGACACCTTGCGGGCCAGCGAACAGGAGATCCACGAGAAGGACGAGGCGCTCCTCGCCAACCGGCGCCGCCTGCAGACCATCCTGCAGCACCTCCCGGTCATCATGATGGCCTTCGACAACGGCGATCGCCTGGCCGCCTGCAACCACGAGTTCGAGCGGGTGACCGGCTACCGTGGCGAGGAGGTGATGGGGAAGCCGATGCTTGAGCTTTTGCAGGTCGAGGGGGCGCTGCGCGAGGACGTGGTGGCGGCACACCCGCCGCAGGGGGGGGATTACCGGGGACGGGAATGGACCCTCCGCGTAAAGGAGGGCTCGCCCAAGCTCATCTCCTGGTCCAACCTGTCGCGCTACATACCGATCACGGGGTGGGTCAACTGGATCGTCGGCCTGGATGTGACCCCGCGGGTGCAGGCGGAGAACGGGCTCCGGGTGCTCAAGGTGGAACTGGACGCCCGCACCGCGGAGCTGGAGGCGATCGGACAGGCCGTGTCCCACGACCTGGGGGCGCGACTGGCACGGATCAGCGCCGATTGCGACCGGTTGCAACTGCTCGACCGCGCCCGGCTCGACCGTACCTGCCGCGTGCTTTTGGAGAGCATCGACACCGGAGCACGGGAGCTCACCGGGGCGGTCGCCGCTCTCGAGCGCATGACGGCTCTGACCGCGGCCGAGCTGCAGCCGGTGGAGGTGGACCTGAGCGCCATGGCCTCGGAGATCGCGGCCCAGCTCAGCGGCCGTGCCCAGCGTCCGGTCGACTTCCGGATCGAGGACGGCGTCACGGTCACCGGGGACAAGGAGATGCTGCGTCTGGCCATGGAGCAGCTGTTGCAGAACGCCTGGCACTGCACCATCGGCGTCAGGCACCCGGTGATCAAGTTCGGTACCGCGCAGGTCGAGGGGGAGCGCAGCTGCTACGTGAGCGACAACGGCCCAAGGCTCGGTGCCGCCCCGAGCGAGGCGATCGGCGGCGCCGCGGAAGCGAGCTGCCGCGGCATAGGTTTGGCGACGGTACAGCGGATCATCAACCTGCATCGGGGGCGGATTTGGAGCGCGGAGCAGGCAGGAAAGGGGGGAACCCTCTACTTCCAGGTCTAG
- a CDS encoding spermidine synthase has protein sequence MAVPWKVLQSVTTGDGVLELRQRGERDFLITVNGLVLMNSSLHRSEVALGEVACGHLKHEAAPRVLVGGLGMAITLRAVLDQLPETAGVVVAELNPVVLQWCRGPLAPLTGGAADDPRVAVEIANVADVIRRSAMNNNRFDAIVLDLYTGPHARTDKIMDPLYGEIAIELSKGALKPGGVFAVWGENYDQGFDKRLRQAGFTVTCDRPGRGGLRHVVYLARLESRPQAGVERRHKRSPRR, from the coding sequence ATGGCCGTACCCTGGAAAGTATTGCAGAGCGTGACTACCGGCGACGGGGTCCTGGAACTGAGGCAGCGCGGCGAGCGCGACTTCCTGATCACCGTGAACGGCTTGGTGCTGATGAACAGTTCGCTGCACCGGTCGGAGGTGGCATTGGGGGAGGTGGCCTGCGGCCATCTCAAGCACGAGGCGGCGCCGCGGGTGCTGGTGGGGGGGCTGGGCATGGCAATCACCCTGCGGGCGGTGCTGGACCAGCTGCCTGAGACGGCCGGCGTGGTGGTGGCGGAGCTGAACCCGGTGGTGCTGCAGTGGTGCCGTGGGCCGCTGGCGCCCTTGACCGGCGGGGCGGCCGACGATCCCCGCGTCGCGGTGGAGATCGCCAACGTGGCCGACGTGATCAGGAGAAGCGCCATGAACAACAACCGCTTCGACGCCATCGTGCTCGATCTCTACACCGGGCCGCATGCCAGGACGGACAAGATCATGGACCCGCTCTACGGCGAGATCGCCATCGAGCTGAGCAAGGGGGCCCTGAAGCCGGGCGGCGTCTTCGCCGTCTGGGGTGAGAATTACGACCAGGGCTTCGACAAGCGCCTGCGCCAGGCCGGCTTCACGGTTACCTGCGACCGTCCCGGCCGGGGGGGGCTGCGCCACGTGGTGTACCTGGCCCGCCTGGAGTCCCGTCCGCAGGCCGGCGTCGAGCGGCGTCACAAGCGCTCGCCGCGACGCTAG